From one Dermacentor variabilis isolate Ectoservices chromosome 3, ASM5094787v1, whole genome shotgun sequence genomic stretch:
- the LOC142574047 gene encoding uncharacterized protein LOC142574047, which yields MKTSAIFLVVVVAMHGVDSAFLGSLLLPFSSITSASGILRFKISVAAAVLRMLGQAFYGDSDARTGANVAESFSREESERRGLLDLGMRTTTTTEQPQVRVSPISALQDILNVDEKPKPQTDLLFTFLKDLDDQGCVSRMVCESAADALRLGKVGNATVHFFNTNVGLRTGPASVFVAAAEVGRSRGLAGCAQAFPDCTANLPDTLSVAGLM from the exons ATGAAAACCTCAGCCATCTTCCTCGTGGTCGTCGTCGCGATGCACGGCGTGGACAGCGCGTTCCTGGGAAGTCTGCTCTTGCCGTTCAGTAGCATCACGTCCGCGAGCGGCATCCTCCGCTTCAAGATCTCCGTGGCCGCCGCTGTGCTCCGCATGCTCGGCCAGGCCTTCTACGGCGATTCTGACGCCAGGACCGGCGCGAACGTCGCAGAGTCATTTTCCAGGGAGGAGAGCGAACGGCGTGGTCTTCTGGACCTCGGCATGAGGACGACAACCACCACCGAGCAGCCGCAAGTGAGGGTCTCGCCGATTTCGGCGCTCCAAGACATCCTCAA CGTCGACGAGAAGCCGAAGCCCCAGACGGACTTGCTGTTCACCTTCTTGAAGGATCTCGACGACCAAGGGTGCGTGTCCCGCATGGTGTGCGAGAGTGCCGCCGACGCACTGCGGCTCGGCAAGGTGGGCAACGCGACCGTGCATTTCTTCAACACCAACGTGGGCCTCAGGACGGGTCCCGCCTCGGTCTTCGTTGCCGCCGCCGAGGTGGGCCGTTCGCGGGGCCTGGCCGGCTGCGCCCAGGCCTTTCCCGACTGCACCGCCAACCTTCCCGACACCCTCTCGGTTGCCGGACTCATGTAG